One genomic window of Desulfovibrio legallii includes the following:
- a CDS encoding DUF4881 domain-containing protein — MKIRNLLFTLAMAGSLALLAGCNFDGGVEQGRCVAFDPAAKTMTIVVDVTHDQFNPHYSGGVHTFKLPVEAKDMGPAPMVGGRLMIDINKSVVLIYDQASKSVRELPVQFTDVEKNIGADHPKVAGKTFPVVDKEQSSVTVYSARLKALITFKVPAEALDLPPYAWTAGHEMRVAFRNAEKGQAIRIMNVTKTNIFKK, encoded by the coding sequence ATGAAGATACGCAATCTGCTGTTTACGTTGGCAATGGCCGGCTCTCTTGCCCTACTTGCCGGCTGCAACTTTGATGGCGGGGTGGAGCAGGGCCGTTGTGTGGCCTTTGACCCCGCGGCCAAAACCATGACCATCGTGGTGGACGTGACCCACGACCAGTTCAACCCGCACTACAGCGGCGGCGTGCATACTTTTAAACTGCCCGTCGAAGCCAAGGATATGGGCCCCGCGCCCATGGTTGGCGGCCGCCTGATGATCGACATCAACAAGTCCGTGGTGCTGATCTACGACCAGGCCTCCAAGTCCGTGCGCGAACTGCCCGTGCAGTTTACGGATGTGGAAAAGAACATTGGCGCGGACCATCCCAAGGTGGCGGGCAAGACCTTCCCCGTGGTGGATAAGGAACAGAGCTCTGTTACCGTATACTCCGCCAGGCTCAAGGCCTTGATTACCTTTAAGGTGCCGGCTGAGGCCCTGGATCTGCCGCCCTACGCCTGGACGGCGGGGCACGAAATGCGCGTGGCCTTCCGTAATGCCGAAAAGGGCCAGGCCATCCGTATTATGAATGTAACCAAGACCAATATCTTCAAGAAGTAG
- a CDS encoding sulfite exporter TauE/SafE family protein: MDWLYMLMPISGVHIFWPGLIILGLGVGIIGGFFGMGGAWMVTPGLNILGFPMAFAIGTDMAQMAGKSLISTMRHGKFGNVDYALGLTMLIGTIFGMELGAQMVMWLERLGSVDKVVRWLYVVLLFLLAWLVFHDIAARKRKEREALAQHKQLDSTATGVDWASRLQAIRIPPVVHYKHANITCSAWLPLVVSLFTGWLAGILGIGGGLIRMPALVYLVGCPTHLAVGTDLFEVAISGLYGAASYAYKGRVELLAALIMLCGAAIGAQIGVVATKYVKGYGIRFVFGLAVVGCLLSVLLKLLQAELPAWNWLLGPVATVVVLTLVTGISLYITVKMVQGAKAELAAKKRQPAGN; encoded by the coding sequence ATGGACTGGTTGTATATGTTGATGCCCATTTCCGGCGTGCACATCTTCTGGCCGGGACTGATCATTCTGGGCTTGGGCGTGGGAATCATCGGCGGGTTCTTCGGCATGGGCGGCGCGTGGATGGTTACGCCCGGCCTGAACATTCTGGGCTTTCCCATGGCATTTGCCATTGGTACGGACATGGCGCAGATGGCGGGCAAATCGCTCATCTCCACCATGCGGCACGGCAAGTTCGGCAATGTGGACTATGCCCTGGGCCTGACCATGCTGATAGGAACCATCTTCGGCATGGAACTGGGCGCGCAGATGGTCATGTGGCTGGAGCGCCTGGGCTCCGTGGACAAAGTGGTGCGCTGGCTCTATGTGGTGCTGCTTTTCTTGTTGGCCTGGCTGGTCTTTCACGACATCGCCGCGCGCAAGCGCAAGGAACGTGAGGCTCTGGCCCAGCACAAGCAGCTGGACAGCACCGCCACCGGCGTGGACTGGGCCTCGCGCCTGCAGGCCATCCGCATTCCGCCCGTGGTGCACTACAAGCACGCCAACATCACCTGCTCTGCCTGGTTGCCCCTGGTCGTCAGCCTTTTCACCGGTTGGCTGGCCGGTATCCTGGGCATCGGCGGCGGCTTGATCCGCATGCCCGCCCTGGTCTACCTGGTCGGTTGCCCCACGCACCTGGCCGTGGGCACAGACCTTTTTGAAGTGGCCATCTCCGGCCTCTATGGTGCGGCCTCCTACGCCTACAAAGGCCGCGTGGAACTTTTGGCTGCCCTGATCATGCTCTGCGGCGCGGCCATCGGCGCGCAGATCGGCGTGGTCGCCACAAAGTACGTCAAGGGCTACGGCATCCGCTTTGTGTTCGGTCTGGCCGTGGTGGGCTGCCTTCTTTCCGTGCTGCTCAAGCTGCTGCAGGCCGAACTGCCTGCCTGGAACTGGCTGCTCGGCCCTGTGGCCACAGTGGTGGTGCTCACCCTGGTCACCGGCATTTCCCTCTACATCACCGTCAAGATGGTGCAGGGAGCCAAGGCGGAATTGGCCGCCAAGAAGCGCCAGCCCGCCGGCAACTAA
- a CDS encoding DVU0150 family protein, with translation MSKLRRFWTWITGSALLVTVLPSLALAAKKSADVVIVADTRKLDGILYWWAEMYNESHFFFAILTMIIIPIVGVIFGWLADLVMSHIGIDLKHRELAEK, from the coding sequence ATGAGCAAGCTGCGTAGGTTCTGGACCTGGATCACCGGCAGCGCCCTGCTGGTCACGGTTTTGCCGTCCCTGGCCCTGGCGGCCAAGAAGTCGGCGGATGTGGTCATTGTGGCGGATACCCGCAAACTGGACGGCATCCTCTACTGGTGGGCGGAAATGTATAATGAAAGCCATTTCTTTTTCGCCATTCTGACCATGATCATCATCCCTATCGTGGGTGTGATCTTCGGCTGGCTGGCCGACCTGGTCATGTCGCACATCGGTATTGACCTCAAGCACCGCGAACTGGCGGAAAAGTAG